A genomic stretch from Helianthus annuus cultivar XRQ/B chromosome 1, HanXRQr2.0-SUNRISE, whole genome shotgun sequence includes:
- the LOC110930865 gene encoding uncharacterized protein LOC110930865, which translates to MGERKNTIATMPLEGKGEYSKSKECTYKHFMSCKPQSFDGRKGALEAQDWLNKMESVLDICECDDRNKVRFAVHMFEAEALHWWNIVVRTEGKEKVKEMKWEAFIHKFLAKYCPPSETEQLEVEFFQLKMGNKTYREYVSRFNDISRLVSYLALTEEQLISRFIWGLPSEMRVFIKSKSPKTFAETVEAGDFMAVEMILRQAESPAPKRKWEERKGDTRNNNFKRPKTFPQCPICKRFHTGECRFPCPNCKKTGHVLQECKEKKKCSNVETLTT; encoded by the coding sequence ATGGGCGAAAGGAAAAACACTATTGCAACCATGCCACTAGAAGGAAAAGGTGAATATTCCAAATCAAAGGAATGTACTTATAAGCACTTCATGTCCTGTAAACCTCAGTCCTTTGACGGAAGAAAGGGAGCACTAGAAGCTCAAGATTggctcaacaaaatggagtcagTATTAGACATATGTGAGTGTGATGACCGCAACAAAGTACGGTTCGCCGTACATATGTTTGAAGCTGAAGCCCTTCACTGGTGGAACATTGTGGTCCGAACAGAGGGAAAAGAAAAGGTTAAGGAGATGAAGTGGGAGGCGTTTATTCATAAGTTTCTTGCTAAGTATTGTCCTCCCAGTGAGACTGAGCAACTGGAAGTGGAATTCTTTCAGttaaaaatgggaaataaaacctaTCGAGAATATGTTTCTCGTTTCAACGACATATCTCGACTGGTTTCTTATTTAGCATTGACTGAGGAACAACTGATCAGTAGGTTTATTTGGGGTCTACCCTCTGAAATGAGGGTGTTTATCAAATCCAAATCCCCCAAGACTTTTGCAGAAACTGTTGAGGCTGGCGACTTCATGGCTGTCGAGATGATTCTGCGGCAGGCTGAATCTCCCGCACCAAAAAGGAAGTGGGAAGAAAGAAAGGGGGACACCCGGAATAACAACTTTAAAAGGCCTAAAACATTTCCTCAATGTCCAATTTGCAAACGCTTTCATACGGGGGAATGTCGTTTTCCTTGTCCAAATTGCAAAAAGACGGGTCATGTTCTTCAAGAATGCAAGGAAAAGAAGAAGTGTTCAAATGTGGAGACCCTAACCACATGA